The following DNA comes from Hordeum vulgare subsp. vulgare chromosome 3H, MorexV3_pseudomolecules_assembly, whole genome shotgun sequence.
CCCCTCCTCGCCCCCCTCTGGTGCCTCCCTTTTCCTCCTCTCAAgagattccttcccttcctcgtcttctgcatcctccccCTCGTGGGTGGAGGAGGCATGTGTGTCCCCAGACTTGGAAACCGGCGGACCCCTCGAACGGAGGCCCCCGCGGGTCTCCTTGTTCTTATTTGATGGCGCCGTGTATGTTCCACAAACAAAGGAGCTGGGTCATCTATGTTCTCGGCTTGGTCCAGCAAATCCTGCAAGGACGGCAGGGGAGATAGTAAGGCCCTCAATAAAATGAGAACTTTAAGTAAGTATAAGAGCTCGGACGTACCTCCAAAGGCGGGGTCTCGGCATCCAAGCCAGTGTCTTCTTCCTCGGCCGACCACCCCTGCTGCGGCTTGAGCAGTATCCGCCACAAATTCTCATGGTGGTACGGTAGAACTCGTGCACCACCGAGGGGTCGTTGGGCTTGTAGGACCACATCAGGTTATCGCGACGCTGGTAGGGAAGGATGCGACAATGGAGCATGACCTGGACTACGTAGGTCACCTAGATGTTCGTCGCCTTCATCTGCTTGATGCGCTTTTGCAGTAGCGTCACGTCCGAGCCCCAGTCCAGGCCTTTCTTAACCCATGAGGTTATCCTCACGGGGATCGAGATCTGAACGCGTCAGGCACTGCCCAGTTTGCTTCTTGTGGCTctgtgatgtagaaccactccttctgccagcCCTTGATGGTGTTGATCAAGGTGCTCTCTGGCCACGCCACGCGGCAAAGCTTTCTTATCACAGCCCCACCACAGTCGGCGTGCTGATTGCTGACTGAGTTCGTCTTGACGTTGAAAACTTTAAGCCAAAGGCCAAAGTGCAGATGAACACGCAGGAAGGCCTCGCATGATAGAATTCGCGGGGAGATCGTGGAAATCTAATCGTAATAAAACATCAAACCCCTCACGAAGGGGTGAAGCGGGAAAACCAGTCCCCAGAGGAAGTGGGAGACGAACACCACCCTCTCACCGGTCCTTGGTGTAGGTACCATCTGGCCGTTCTTCGGTGCTCAGTGGGCGATCTAGGCCGCAAGATAGCCACAACGCTTCAGCTCCTAGATGTCCCCGTCGGAGACGCAGGAGATCTCCCACTTTCCCTGAGAGCCTCAGCCGTCCATTGCTGAGCTTGGAAAAGGGGGTGGCTGGAAAGGGTGGGAGATGGAATGGATCTGGGCGCTTGAGCTGGGATGGGGGGAGTCGAGTTTGGAATGCGTATGGTGGGTTTGggatcttttctctctttttatgaAAGGTCGTAGAACCAAGGGTTTCTGCTTACCTTGCCACTAGCTCCGCCACTTCCCAAACCAACCACATCGTTGAGCATTTGTGGGCTGCCACGGGTCGTTATTCGAATCCCCTTAAATGCGGAACACGACCTCCTTGTTGATAGAACGTGCCCCGAGGAAAGTGGTCTCGAGCCACGATTCGCGTTTTTCTCATTATTAGTTATTGCGACTTTTCGTTAGAGGAATTGTCAGATAAGGGACTATTCACCTCTAGGACTTTAAGTCTTTAGATTCACTAACGCTTGTTTTGATCACGCGATGTCATTGGAACGACTAAACCTATGCCAGCCGAACATAAGAGGAACTCGTCGTGCAAGCCGATTATTCTAAGTGTCCGGCTGCCAAAGACCGTACACATAGGCGTTGAAGGCCAGTtctggggctactgagggagttctAGATTAAGGGGCCCTCATGCGGTCGAGTTATCCCTTGTGGGACGACCATGTGGGCTGCATCATTGAAGACCGGATTGTGTGACAACTTCGTGATCAAGAgggaaagctccgaagactagACGTgcactccaagtcaaaaggaccaGTTCGACCCATCTATTCCCAGCTAAGGTCGGTaacattttttttagaaaaggaggatgacccccggcctctgcatctcggagatgcatgcgaccattttattgattattctcgaggaccttacaaagtatTACAACAATATGTCGGAATCCGCCAACTTCGCAACAgttgtcgctactcctatccatatgatgaaggggtgctagCTGGGCCACATACCCAGACCAGTTACCTAATCCTAACATAAAAAATCGGGAGCCCCAGCAAAGCCGGTCGAGCCATCTGCCACATACCGTGTGTAGGGCACAAAATCGATCCGATGCACTCGTGTGCtgtcgccgccatcttccaccgATCCGTCTTCACAACAGATATTGAGGCTTCTACCTTGTGTAGCCACTCTGCCATCGACGTCACCATGACGCCAGACAGCTACCTCCTCCTGCGTGAGTCCATCTCCACGCATCGGTCGCCGAGTCCCCACAGCGCCATGCCGCCGATATCCGCCGCCATCAATGTGCGAGATGATGCACCGCTCCACCATTCCTCCAGCCAACACttgctccaaaacgatgccccCAGGAGGGAAGGCGATAAAACGCCATCATCGTACGATCCAGGAAGAtccagatctagggtttcccccggagcatCCCGAGCCTGATGACGCAAACAACAATGTCGTTGCTCCACCAGATGAGCGCCCCTGACATCCCAGCCTCCAAGATGAAACTGACCAAAATGGCGCCGACATCGAACCGCCTCCACCTCCACCGCCACTTGAGCCGCCCCCGAgcaacgccttcaagaaggaaaaCGCCACCGTGGTGTCGTCGTCACTTAAAACAAGGGGATCTGAGGTTTTCACCTGAACTCCTGGGAGGGGTGGAAGGAAGGGGATCCTCTCCGAAGCCTCCAACAAGGAGAACAACACCCAAAGACGCTGCCTTCGGAGTGGCCGCCGCACTGGCCAAGGGACTCCCACGGAACCCTTCCAGCCACCGGATCTGCAAGGCCAGCACCCAAGACCAGCAAGAAGCCATCAGGGACCGGATCCGCTGCAGATCGGAGTAGCTCGGGGTCGAGGACAAGCAACACCATGGCCGCCAGCATCCAGCAAGGACCGCCGCCGCAGACGCCGCCACCCCCCGCGCCGTCCGGGTCAAAAAGGAAGTCGCCAACCGCGCACAGGGGCCACCGCCGCTTGCACACGCCGGAGCACCGTTGCTAGCCCAGCGCCCGCCACCGCTTGCCGAGGGCCACCGCCGAGCGCCCCTCTTCCGCCACCACTCGCCGAGGCCTGGCCTCTCGTGCTCGACTGCGATCGCCACAGGCCACCGCCGTCAACCGCCTAGATCCGCCGCCCGCGGAGGAAGGGGAGCCGGGAGAGGAagtccccccgccgccgccgtctgcCATGCAGGTTTCACCCGGCAGCGTCACCCGACGGcggagaggaggggaggaagaAAGGGCGGCGGCGACGCCTAGGGTTGAAAGCCCCCGAGTCTCCCAGGGCGGGGGGGCAACGCGAGGGGCGTTttggtaacatgtaaccctaggaaccctaGTGTCTATACAAACCAGAGGTTCTTGCACATATAGGGAGGTTATCTCATCAAGGGTTTagctcatatgatctcgaggtagatcaactatgtaatcatcgttccacatcaatataatcaagcatgacgtaggggtttacctcctcaagagggcccaaacctgggtaacttTTGTCTCCCCTTCTctcttgcaacccatcgatcTGTCGGTTTCTACACCAACAGAGGGCGACAGCTCCGAGGATTCCAGCTGGATCCGACGAGGATGGCATACGGACAGGAGACGGGGATGTTCGCGAGCATCGGGGGCTCGACTTAGCGAGGTCTAGCGAGGTTGAAGGCAAGGTTCACGTTGAGGACCGCGACGACAACGGCGGGGGCTCGGCTCATCGAGGTCCAGTGAGGTTGGAGGCAAGCTTCACAGCAAGGACCGTGACGGCAGCGGCGCACGACGCTTGTGCGGCGATAGACACAGGGCGGGAGAAAAAtagaaggaagaagaggatggcGGCGAGGCGGCCTCGTCGAAGGTGTGGAGCTCACCGGCGGTGGCGTGAAGGCGGGGACGGGCAACGCCAATCCTCTGTAACCACCATCTAGCAGAGCTCGCGGAGAACACAATGACGATTTTCCTTGCAACTTCCTCTTTGTTGCAAAATTTTCTGTAACATCAATCATGTTGCAAAACATTTCTTCGTAACATCATACGAAGGAGGTGAAGACAACAAAATCTGTAACATTACCATTGTTATAAAGTTTTTATGCAACAAGACCTTCGTTGCAAAAGTTTTCTGCAACAAGACATGTGTTGTAAAAATTTCTGCAAGGAGCCCTCCGTTATAAAAATTATGCAACAATAACTTTGTTACAGTGATGAAAGATGTCGCTCTGTCGCACGATTGCAACAGCCAAAAGGTGTTGTTTTTGTAACGCGGCCGTTGTTTCAAGAATTAATGGTTGCACGATTGCAACAGCCAAAGCAGTTGTTTCTGCAATGTTGTCCTTGTTTCGGGAATTAATGAGTGGGGAAGGAGACAAATGGGACGTACAAGAAGATCGATCGGACGGCTGCCCGCTCGTAGATCCAACTGTAATCGAGGTGACGAACATATAGCACCAGATCGATCGATGGACGCGTAGCAGTCCCCCTTAATTAATGGGAATGGCAAATCTTTTACCTTGTTTTAAAAAAGCATTCCAATAAAAAACTTCAAAATCTGGAGGGGACCATATGAATTTGCCGAAATTTGCTTACGGCGGGTCGGCGTGCGGGCGTATCTTGGAACGATAAGATTTGGCCGTCTTATTGGTAGCCGGTGCTGCCTCGCCTTTGTAGACCACTCGTGATAGTCTTGTCTCCCAATGGTAAAGATGTGGTGCTTCCACGGTCCAGGTGCGCCATGCCACCGATCGAGCAATGGAATGCTCGAGAAGCGGTGATGCAGATGCTCGGTCACCAAGATCCTCCTTCCGTTTTCTCGTGCTCTTCTCCGACAGCAACCCTGCTGCTTTTGCTTAGGCGTTAAGAGCTACGAGTCGAGCTCCCCATTTATCCCGTTTTTCTTGCGAGATGGCGGTCGGACTATGGCATCAGTTTCTTTCAGACTTGTTTAATTTACATCATCTGAATGCGTTTTCAGTTGAATCCTTCGATTGATTCTTGGACAAGTTTGAGTAAGTAGAATATTATATACACCTAACAATGTATCACGAAGTTCTCTATATTTCTCgctgtgtgtatgtatgtatatgtcaTATGGTATGTACGCCCCGATGCATGATTTTGTACAAGCGTGAAAGGAAAcgagcacatcaacatcacaccACACCACACAGTGCGTGCGTGCGTGACGCTAACCTGGCTTGCACGCATGGCCGACCATCTCCGGCCGAGCTGAGCTACTTGCACTGGCGGTTCGCGAACGCCTCCGACCTGACGATCCGGTCCATGAGCCTGCGCAGCCTCTCAGCCCCCGGCCCCGGCCTGAGCACCCAGTCGTCGGCGCCCGCGGCGCCGACGCAGTCCCCTTGCTCGCCGCACCAGCCTCCCCGCACGAacatccccgccgccgccgtgccgttgccgccgccgcgcccgcccAGCAGCTGCGCGTCGATGGCGTCGAGCACGGGGTCGTCGCGCGCGAACTTGCGGGCGAAGGGCGCGTCGCTGCGCACCATGCGGTCCATGTCCCCGAGCGTGAGCGCGTGCGGGTGCTGCCGCGGCGGCACGTCCCACTGGATGTGGTGGAGGTCGTGGTTGGCCACGGTGGGCACGAACCGGGGCGCGTTGCAGAGCACCGTCTGGAAGTAGCCCTCCGGCGAGGACACGAAGTTGGCGTAGTACATGAGGAGGGTGCGCGGCAGGTTGTCCCACCCCCACACCACGTACTCGGCGAAGTCCCGCGTCAGCGCCACCCACGCCGACCCCGTGTACAGCCTGAACGCCGTCGGCAGCTCCCGCCGGGTCGCCGCGTAGAAGATGTCCTGCTTCTGCGACGCGTACAGCCCTGGGTCCACGATCAGCGGCTGCGCTCGCTGCCCCCTGCATATTATATCATGCCACGGTCAGTCGATCGCCGGAGGGTGGCcggaggggaggaagaaggagagtgaGGGAAGAGTGCTTACTCCTTCCAGCCGAGGCGGCTGGTGTGCTCGATGAAGTTGACGTTGCGCGGCAGCGTCGAGAATACGTGCAGAACATCTGTGCGTGTCGCCGCAGTTGGTTAGTTAGCGGAATCGTTCATGGATACTAGATAGATATCGTGTCAACCCGAGTAAGCCAGGAAATATTTAATAAACGTAAAAAAGAGAGAGCACGTACGTACCGTCCTGGGACATGAGCGGGTAGTCGGAGGCGGAGAGGTTGATGAACCAGTCCCAGTCGCGGCTGCGGCGGAGGAGCACAGCGCAGGCGTGCAGGGTGTTGGCCACCATGGTCGGCCCGCGGTAGGTCACCATGTTGGCGCGCCGGATCACCTCCACGTTGCCGACGCGGCGGAACACGGTGCTGTTGGCCACCCGCGCCGCCAGCTCCAGCCGCTCGCCCACGGGCGCCTCGCGGTCCAGGTGCACCACGTAGAGGTTGCGCGGGTGGTAGAGCGCGTGCAGCGCGCGCCACAGCCGGTCCAGGTCGCCCTTGGACCCGGAGATGAGGTAGGCCAGACGCGGCACGCCGGCGCCgagcggaggcggcggcggggtcgcCGGGGCctgcggctgctgctgctgctgctggactTTCGGCTCGACGTAGTCGGCCCGGCCggccgggaggaaggagaagaaggaggccgAGACGGgagacagcgacgacgacgacgacgacgttacGGTGAGCGTGACCGCAAGGAACAGGAACACGGTGAGCGCGGCCGAGATTGCCCACCTGCTCTCGAGCAGCGACGCCACGGCGCCGCTCGGCAGCAGGGACGACACGCCGCCGCAGATGCCGGCGCGCGGGGACTTGCTCGACGACGAGTAGTGCTcgcctccgccaccacctccggcGCGCGGAGACTTGGCCGCTGAGGAGTattgctcgccacctccacctccagcaGCGCCGCGAGGGGACGTCTTGGCCGACGAGGGCGAGTGGTGCTCACCGCGGCCGTTGGCCCCCATGCAGCCCCGATCGGCCGCGCGCGCGCTATGAATCGCAACTGCCAATTATCTGGACGTGGTATCGTGCGAACCGCTACCGAGCCCGCACGGACTCGCGCGCGCGCTACGTATGTAGGATACGAGAGGTGCAAAGAAAAAATCCTTGTTGCGATCGACAAGGAATCCGGTCGGGTGGAccaatgtcaagtggtgagggGAATCCGGTCGCGAGGTTAGGTTAGGTTAGGTTAGATTAGGGTAAATCCCAACCCCTTTGATCCGATCAACGATGGGAGCTTGAAAACGAGTGGAATTGAAGGCGATGGTGATGCAACTGAGCAGACGACCTAGGATCCCAGCTATTGACCAGTTGTTGGAACACTCGATCGATCAATAAATCAACCAATCGATCGACGACGACAGCACCTTCGTCACAGAGGACGACGAAGAAAATCGACCagccaagaagaggaagatcGATCTAGtcgagcagagagagagagagaaagtaaGGGAGAGTAGAtcgatggtggtggtggaggaggagagatGGCAGGTATTGCGGGGGGAGCGGTTACTATTAATTGATGCCGGAGATGAGGAGGATCATGAGACGATATATAGTGCGCGGGAGAGACTAGTTAGACAAAGATTAACATATTGGGACGGAGTGGCGCGCGGCGGCCCGGCAAGTGGCGGGGCTGCCCCGGCTAACACGGCCGTTACCCCGAAATACCATCCACCGCTCCGTACCGTACGcgccctcctctccttctccgTACGCAATGCACCTTCCCACGCTCCACGCACGCAaatgcgctctctctctctctctctctctctgctttctGTCGCATCACACACGAATTCTCTTTATTTTCCCCTCTCTAGTTGTTTTTTACTACtcctaaaataaatgtcttaacttCGTATTAactctagtataaaattatactaaATATAATACATTTATTTTGGAACAAAGAAAGTATATCATAATGAAAGTCTGATGTCAGATTGTTGGAGATTCTGAGCGGACACATCATCGGCCGTCCGATCCATCACGGAGATCTTATGCTTGCTGAGTTACCACGTGAGAAAAAAAATACGTTCGCTTCCTGACTGTCCATGAGCGAACGCCCGctttcctctccttttttttctcatcTGTGAGAAGTGAAGTTCaacagaggaggaggacaaggagcggCGTGGTCTTCTCGACAGCGCGGGCGGCACTCGAGACAACCGTGAAGAGGAGGAGGCCCGAggggactggatggtcgaggaggaggccgtggcgaaggAGGTAGGACAGGGGTATATCGGCCAGAGGAAAGGGGAATGAGAgattttttaaaagaaaagaaaagaaaacttaaAATCTCTTAGCACAGCACAAGGAAACAAAACTAAATAGATGCAAAGCTGAGA
Coding sequences within:
- the LOC123443111 gene encoding beta-glucuronosyltransferase GlcAT14B-like, which encodes MGANGRGEHHSPSSAKTSPRGAAGGGGGEQYSSAAKSPRAGGGGGGEHYSSSSKSPRAGICGGVSSLLPSGAVASLLESRWAISAALTVFLFLAVTLTVTSSSSSSLSPVSASFFSFLPAGRADYVEPKVQQQQQQPQAPATPPPPPLGAGVPRLAYLISGSKGDLDRLWRALHALYHPRNLYVVHLDREAPVGERLELAARVANSTVFRRVGNVEVIRRANMVTYRGPTMVANTLHACAVLLRRSRDWDWFINLSASDYPLMSQDDVLHVFSTLPRNVNFIEHTSRLGWKEGQRAQPLIVDPGLYASQKQDIFYAATRRELPTAFRLYTGSAWVALTRDFAEYVVWGWDNLPRTLLMYYANFVSSPEGYFQTVLCNAPRFVPTVANHDLHHIQWDVPPRQHPHALTLGDMDRMVRSDAPFARKFARDDPVLDAIDAQLLGGRGGGNGTAAAGMFVRGGWCGEQGDCVGAAGADDWVLRPGPGAERLRRLMDRIVRSEAFANRQCK